A stretch of Arthrobacter sunyaminii DNA encodes these proteins:
- a CDS encoding DAK2 domain-containing protein — MKRWLSNAEVSLGNHSDRLNAINIFPVADGDTGTNLYLTLRAASRAIADVDTADIGELLAIAGRAAMEDAKGNSGTLLSVFLTAMAEPLQGSTRLSAPLLATALHRAQLRSWSVLSDPVPGTMLSVLEEAARAAMDEEAAQSGDDSNVGLAATLRAVMNAALAAVVNTELQLDALTQARVVDAGGVGFLLVLDALRASALGEELQEELLDGLHGYDVQAPHIHSTMPRMEGVEVMCTIMLSPLDAATLRLQLDEVGDSVIMSAVNAVGEGYRWRVHVHTPDAGTAIDLLRTVGEPMNLTVTELSADGHETNEIISEIHEAHEV; from the coding sequence CTGAAGCGATGGTTGAGCAACGCCGAAGTGTCTCTGGGCAATCACAGTGACCGGCTGAACGCGATCAACATCTTCCCGGTGGCCGACGGCGACACAGGTACCAACCTGTATCTCACGCTTCGCGCCGCCTCCCGCGCCATCGCCGACGTCGACACTGCCGATATCGGTGAACTGCTGGCCATCGCCGGACGCGCGGCCATGGAGGACGCCAAGGGCAACTCGGGCACTCTGCTCTCTGTGTTCCTGACCGCCATGGCTGAACCGCTGCAGGGCAGTACCCGGCTTTCTGCGCCGCTGCTGGCCACGGCTCTTCACCGGGCGCAGCTGCGCTCCTGGTCGGTCCTGAGCGATCCGGTTCCCGGCACGATGCTCTCGGTCCTGGAAGAAGCGGCCCGCGCCGCTATGGATGAGGAAGCCGCCCAATCCGGTGATGACAGCAACGTGGGCCTGGCCGCCACCCTGCGCGCCGTCATGAATGCCGCCCTCGCCGCCGTCGTCAACACCGAACTCCAGCTGGACGCCCTGACCCAGGCCCGCGTGGTGGATGCCGGGGGAGTCGGGTTCCTGCTGGTGCTGGACGCCCTGCGGGCGTCAGCTCTCGGCGAGGAGTTGCAGGAAGAGCTCCTGGACGGCCTGCACGGCTACGATGTGCAGGCCCCGCACATCCATAGCACCATGCCCCGGATGGAGGGGGTGGAAGTCATGTGCACCATCATGCTGAGCCCGCTGGACGCCGCGACGCTCCGCCTGCAGCTGGATGAGGTGGGGGATTCAGTGATCATGAGTGCCGTAAATGCGGTGGGGGAAGGGTACCGCTGGCGGGTGCACGTTCACACGCCCGACGCCGGCACCGCCATTGACCTGCTGCGCACCGTGGGCGAGCCCATGAACCTGACCGTCACGGAACTCTCAGCCGACGGCCACGAAACCAACGAAATCATCAGCGAAATCCACGAGGCCCATGAAGTCTAA
- the rsmD gene encoding 16S rRNA (guanine(966)-N(2))-methyltransferase RsmD yields MSRIIAGTAGGTSLTSVPGTGTRPTTDRVKEALFSRLESYDVLSGARVLDLFAGSGALGVESASRGAVSVDLVELADKAAGTCKQNAKLINDAAGRSVVNVHRAKADTYLLRVPADVTWDVVFLDPPYDLDEEDLNSVLRALPRHLAEGAVVVLERSTRSPEPVWPAGMERFSERKYGETTLWFAEPAQADGAEADDHDAGDAQAEGAS; encoded by the coding sequence ATGAGCCGCATCATTGCCGGAACCGCCGGCGGAACCTCCCTGACCAGCGTTCCCGGAACAGGAACCCGCCCCACCACGGACCGGGTGAAGGAAGCCCTGTTCTCCCGGCTGGAGTCCTATGACGTCCTCTCCGGCGCCCGCGTGCTGGACCTCTTTGCCGGATCCGGAGCCCTGGGCGTGGAGAGCGCCAGCCGAGGCGCCGTCTCCGTGGACCTGGTGGAGCTCGCGGACAAGGCCGCCGGCACCTGCAAGCAGAACGCCAAACTCATCAACGACGCCGCCGGCCGGTCCGTCGTCAACGTGCACCGAGCCAAGGCCGACACCTACCTGCTGCGCGTTCCGGCGGACGTCACCTGGGACGTAGTGTTCCTGGATCCGCCCTATGACCTGGACGAAGAGGACCTGAACTCCGTGCTGCGGGCCCTGCCCCGGCACCTGGCCGAGGGGGCCGTCGTCGTCCTGGAACGCTCCACGCGCTCACCGGAGCCGGTGTGGCCCGCCGGAATGGAGCGCTTCAGTGAACGCAAGTACGGGGAGACCACGCTGTGGTTCGCGGAGCCGGCGCAGGCAGATGGTGCGGAGGCCGACGACCATGATGCCGGGGATGCACAGGCTGAGGGCGCTTCCTAG
- a CDS encoding aminotransferase class I/II-fold pyridoxal phosphate-dependent enzyme, translated as MSSLDRTSLLRSASASGTPPWQRTAAGANLLGPDGALGVTIFEEITVLSGRHNAINLGQGFPDEDGPSVISEAAREAISAGANQYAPGQGLPVLRNAVAAHQERFYGLSLDPDTQIIVSTGATEAIAAALLALTGPGDEVLTFEPFYDSYGAVIGLSGATHTTAPLRAPDFQPDLATLEDSFTERTRVVLVNNPHNPTGAVFPAETLQRIVELAAKYNAVIVTDEVYEHLTFGPRHVPVATLPGAAERTLTISSAGKTFSFTGWKIGWLSGPADLVAAVRAVKSFLSYSSGTPFQSAIALGLGMEDEFFTGIAKTLQNKRDVLSEGLRAAGLTVFEPQGTYFVNADVAPLGITDATALARRLPELVGVGAIPVAVFCHDDGARRTRSLLRFAFCKKTEVLQEAAERISKLGQVL; from the coding sequence ATGAGCTCTCTCGACCGCACCAGTCTTCTCCGCTCCGCTTCGGCTTCCGGCACCCCGCCCTGGCAGCGCACCGCCGCCGGCGCCAATCTGCTCGGTCCGGACGGGGCCCTGGGGGTGACCATCTTCGAGGAGATCACGGTCCTGTCCGGCAGGCACAACGCCATCAACCTGGGCCAGGGCTTCCCGGATGAGGACGGACCTTCGGTCATCAGCGAAGCCGCCCGCGAGGCGATCAGCGCCGGTGCCAACCAGTACGCTCCGGGCCAGGGCCTGCCGGTGCTGCGCAACGCCGTCGCCGCTCATCAGGAGCGCTTCTACGGCCTGTCCCTGGATCCGGACACCCAGATCATTGTCAGCACCGGCGCCACGGAAGCCATTGCCGCCGCCCTGCTCGCGCTCACCGGCCCGGGCGACGAGGTCCTGACCTTCGAGCCGTTCTACGACTCCTACGGGGCGGTGATCGGACTCAGCGGCGCCACGCACACCACCGCACCGCTGAGAGCTCCGGATTTCCAGCCGGACCTGGCAACCCTGGAGGATTCCTTTACCGAGCGCACCCGCGTGGTACTCGTGAACAATCCGCACAACCCCACCGGCGCCGTGTTTCCCGCCGAAACCCTGCAGCGGATCGTGGAGCTTGCCGCCAAGTACAACGCCGTGATCGTCACCGACGAGGTGTACGAGCACCTCACATTCGGTCCCCGGCATGTTCCGGTGGCGACCCTTCCCGGGGCGGCTGAGCGCACGCTCACGATTTCCTCGGCAGGCAAGACCTTCTCCTTCACCGGATGGAAGATCGGCTGGCTGTCCGGACCCGCGGACCTGGTAGCCGCCGTCCGCGCGGTGAAGTCCTTCCTCAGCTACAGCTCCGGCACTCCGTTCCAGAGCGCCATCGCCCTCGGCCTGGGGATGGAGGACGAGTTCTTCACCGGCATCGCCAAGACCCTGCAGAACAAACGCGACGTCCTCAGCGAGGGACTGCGGGCCGCAGGTCTGACCGTTTTTGAACCGCAGGGCACCTACTTCGTCAATGCCGACGTCGCACCCCTGGGGATCACCGACGCCACCGCGCTGGCCCGCCGGCTCCCGGAACTGGTGGGGGTGGGCGCCATTCCGGTGGCGGTCTTCTGCCACGACGACGGCGCCCGCCGGACCCGCTCACTGCTGCGGTTCGCGTTCTGCAAGAAAACCGAGGTGCTGCAGGAAGCCGCCGAGCGTATCTCGAAGCTGGGGCAGGTGCTCTGA
- a CDS encoding spermidine synthase encodes MAASDKIPSRLLRGIGAHATITEDGFTPGAWVLSIGGAEQSHVNLAHPEEIFYEYLRRIGNVLDLAAPAGQPLRTLHLGAGALTLTRYLQATRPGSEQVAVELERELLDFVLAHLPLPEGTVLETVIGDARDALSRWEPGSFDAIVLDVFAGADAPEHLTTPEFYAEAAALLSPAGVLLVNVGDDPGLAFCRRQVRALQEGMSGIPGAGLAALAEKSMFSGRYPGNIVLAATAFPWPEDWTAHLLAAGPHPADVLTGERLDVFASGS; translated from the coding sequence ATGGCTGCTTCGGACAAGATCCCGTCCCGGCTGCTGCGCGGCATCGGCGCCCACGCCACCATTACTGAAGACGGCTTCACCCCCGGCGCCTGGGTGCTGAGCATCGGCGGCGCCGAACAGTCGCACGTGAACCTCGCCCATCCCGAGGAGATCTTCTACGAGTACCTGCGCCGGATCGGGAACGTGCTGGACCTCGCCGCCCCCGCCGGGCAACCGCTGCGGACCCTGCACTTGGGTGCCGGCGCGCTGACCCTCACCCGCTACCTCCAGGCCACGCGTCCCGGCTCCGAGCAGGTGGCCGTGGAGCTGGAGCGGGAACTGCTGGACTTTGTGCTGGCGCATCTGCCGTTGCCGGAGGGGACCGTGCTGGAGACGGTCATTGGAGATGCCCGGGACGCCCTGTCCCGCTGGGAGCCGGGGTCCTTTGACGCCATCGTGCTGGACGTCTTTGCCGGGGCGGACGCACCGGAGCACCTGACCACACCCGAGTTTTACGCCGAAGCCGCAGCCCTGCTCTCCCCCGCGGGGGTGCTGCTGGTGAATGTGGGCGACGATCCGGGGCTGGCTTTTTGCCGCCGTCAGGTCCGCGCCCTGCAGGAGGGGATGTCCGGGATTCCCGGCGCGGGACTCGCTGCGCTGGCAGAGAAGTCCATGTTCAGCGGGCGTTATCCGGGCAACATTGTCCTGGCCGCCACGGCCTTCCCCTGGCCTGAGGACTGGACCGCGCATCTGCTCGCCGCGGGACCGCATCCGGCCGACGTCCTCACCGGTGAACGGCTGGACGTCTTCGCGTCGGGTTCCTAG
- a CDS encoding acyltransferase, translating into MVVLNVLSAYEDENSNRINYQGPDIPGIRIEFTGTGNTLSVAEGVRIAKLTIVFDCDNGTVSMGNSKFGHFSGWIRVGQDSEVRLGENVTTTNTCVISAVEGTSVMVGDDVMFASENELRADDGHAIFDVHSEKRVNHSEDIIVGSHVWLAKRAVLLGGAKIGNGSVIGFGSIVSGVIPNNCVAAGIPARVIRRDVAWERPHLSLSRPYYKPDASSITKSAYWATTAVEEPETRYAVVSELGGAPAVIAFETETEARAWANDNVSDSRTFPLLKRAEADKLLTAEKAPKV; encoded by the coding sequence ATGGTTGTACTAAATGTCTTGTCAGCGTATGAAGACGAGAACAGCAATCGAATCAATTATCAAGGTCCTGATATTCCAGGGATCCGGATTGAATTTACGGGGACAGGAAACACTCTCAGCGTTGCCGAAGGCGTTCGCATAGCGAAGCTGACTATCGTTTTTGATTGTGACAACGGCACGGTGAGTATGGGAAACAGCAAATTTGGGCACTTTTCCGGCTGGATAAGGGTCGGCCAGGATTCAGAAGTCCGCCTTGGTGAAAACGTCACCACGACGAACACTTGTGTTATTTCTGCAGTCGAGGGCACGTCAGTCATGGTCGGAGATGACGTGATGTTTGCCAGCGAAAACGAGCTTCGGGCCGATGATGGTCACGCCATATTCGATGTGCACTCCGAGAAGCGAGTAAATCACTCGGAGGACATCATCGTCGGAAGCCACGTGTGGCTGGCGAAGCGGGCCGTACTGTTGGGAGGCGCCAAAATAGGCAACGGGAGCGTCATTGGTTTTGGGTCCATAGTCTCTGGTGTAATTCCCAATAATTGTGTTGCCGCCGGCATCCCGGCACGAGTCATTCGGCGAGACGTTGCCTGGGAAAGGCCACACTTGTCCCTCAGTCGCCCCTATTACAAACCTGATGCAAGTTCCATTACGAAGTCCGCGTACTGGGCGACTACAGCTGTCGAGGAACCCGAAACGCGTTATGCCGTAGTTTCTGAACTCGGGGGAGCACCTGCCGTCATAGCGTTCGAGACAGAAACTGAGGCTCGGGCGTGGGCAAATGACAATGTGTCCGATTCGCGGACTTTTCCTTTACTGAAAAGGGCTGAGGCGGATAAGTTGCTTACAGCAGAAAAGGCGCCCAAAGTTTAG
- the wecB gene encoding non-hydrolyzing UDP-N-acetylglucosamine 2-epimerase: MPVVMPIYGTRPEAIKMAPIVAALKKSDVLDCFVTVTGQHRSMLDQVNNLFGIEPDHDLNIFETGQSLNGILARTIDGLDKLFTVNRPDAVIVQGDTTTSTAAAMAAFYHGIPVVHVEAGLRSGNPFSPFPEEGNRKITSQIASLHLAPTEGSRQNLLAENINPADIVVTGNTVIDALLATVEKNVPFKDPELENLAESGRRVLLVTTHRRENQGEGMQGIGRALARIAAAEPDLSIVLPIHANPLVREAVLPQLDGLGNILVTEPLEYGEFTRLLSLAHIILTDSGGVQEEAPSLGVPVLVMRENTERPEAVDAGVVKLIGTDEDRIVHEVNRLLHDRDYFDSMSEAMNPYGDGSAAAQSVLAVTTFLHPHNKRMA; this comes from the coding sequence ATGCCAGTTGTCATGCCAATTTATGGCACTAGGCCGGAAGCCATCAAGATGGCGCCGATTGTGGCCGCGCTGAAGAAGTCTGACGTGCTGGATTGCTTTGTCACAGTGACCGGCCAGCACCGCTCAATGCTGGACCAGGTGAACAACCTGTTTGGGATTGAACCGGACCACGACCTGAACATCTTTGAGACCGGCCAGTCCCTCAACGGCATTCTTGCCCGGACCATCGACGGGCTGGACAAACTCTTTACCGTCAACCGCCCGGATGCAGTCATTGTCCAGGGCGACACGACCACCTCCACCGCCGCAGCCATGGCAGCGTTCTACCACGGCATTCCGGTGGTCCATGTGGAGGCCGGCCTGCGCAGCGGGAATCCCTTTTCTCCCTTCCCTGAGGAAGGTAACCGGAAAATCACGTCGCAGATCGCCTCCCTCCATCTGGCGCCCACGGAGGGAAGCCGGCAGAACCTGCTGGCGGAGAACATCAACCCGGCGGACATCGTGGTTACCGGAAACACCGTCATCGATGCTCTGCTGGCAACGGTGGAAAAGAATGTTCCCTTTAAGGACCCCGAGTTGGAAAACCTTGCGGAGTCCGGCCGCAGGGTTTTGCTGGTCACCACACATCGGCGGGAAAATCAGGGCGAAGGCATGCAAGGTATTGGGCGGGCATTGGCCCGCATTGCTGCCGCCGAGCCCGACCTGAGCATTGTTCTGCCGATCCATGCCAATCCATTGGTCCGCGAGGCAGTGCTCCCCCAGTTGGACGGTCTGGGCAACATCCTGGTCACCGAGCCGCTGGAATACGGCGAGTTCACCCGGCTGCTCTCACTGGCACACATCATCCTGACCGATTCCGGCGGGGTCCAGGAAGAGGCACCCAGTCTGGGTGTTCCCGTGCTGGTGATGCGCGAAAACACGGAGCGGCCGGAGGCTGTGGACGCCGGCGTCGTGAAACTCATCGGCACCGACGAGGACCGGATTGTTCACGAAGTTAACCGGCTGCTGCATGACCGGGACTACTTCGATTCCATGTCCGAGGCCATGAATCCTTACGGGGATGGATCCGCTGCTGCGCAGAGTGTACTAGCTGTTACAACATTCCTTCATCCTCACAACAAGCGCATGGCATAG
- a CDS encoding glycosyltransferase, which yields MPLFDLSTLVRAKKTGRIAVFVAGDHNIFFPALVALDSIQKNNNKHPFDYYMSFSSEHLTDRMKQILAAHDITFLDVDEFDTHGSVSGLSAMHENRWPEEIFYNWIAPLYFAAQGYEYALKVDYDILCLAEYELPKLTNPASTFTGLAWDLDLTKQGLTKSHLDALDIPDFTAERVAYFNAGFVAINLNRYVEQDTYNKFKTIYALLQSQETAVNMAEQVALSITAYLDPSPVARLDETYNTRITVLPQLSPDKQPIIRNIHYITQNKPWRAVDFRYLEGYTKSDKTCLYMYRNAWLKYAADIDGFSEFIEISPPSELETIGMYSQIFASHYRLAKTANKA from the coding sequence ATGCCATTATTTGATTTGTCCACTCTCGTCCGTGCAAAGAAAACCGGCCGGATAGCCGTTTTTGTAGCAGGCGATCACAATATATTCTTCCCGGCACTGGTTGCACTTGACAGTATTCAAAAGAACAACAATAAGCACCCGTTTGATTACTACATGTCATTTTCTTCAGAGCACTTGACTGACCGCATGAAGCAAATACTGGCAGCTCATGACATAACATTCCTCGATGTGGACGAATTTGACACACACGGTTCGGTCTCTGGCCTTTCAGCTATGCACGAAAATCGCTGGCCTGAGGAGATATTTTACAACTGGATTGCTCCTCTATACTTCGCAGCGCAGGGCTATGAATATGCACTAAAAGTCGATTACGACATTTTGTGTCTAGCTGAATACGAACTTCCGAAACTAACCAATCCGGCAAGCACCTTCACCGGCTTGGCTTGGGACCTCGATCTCACTAAACAAGGTCTCACGAAAAGCCACCTGGATGCTCTAGATATTCCGGACTTTACCGCAGAAAGAGTCGCCTATTTCAACGCGGGTTTCGTTGCGATTAATCTCAACAGATACGTAGAACAGGACACATACAACAAGTTCAAGACTATTTATGCCCTGCTCCAATCGCAAGAAACTGCCGTCAACATGGCCGAGCAGGTGGCCTTGTCAATCACCGCGTACCTCGACCCCAGCCCGGTAGCTCGGTTAGATGAAACCTATAACACCCGAATAACTGTTCTTCCCCAACTGTCGCCTGACAAGCAGCCGATTATTAGAAATATCCACTACATCACGCAAAATAAGCCTTGGCGTGCTGTCGATTTTCGTTATCTCGAAGGATACACAAAATCCGACAAGACGTGTCTATACATGTATCGAAACGCGTGGCTAAAGTACGCAGCCGACATAGACGGCTTTTCAGAGTTTATTGAAATTTCGCCCCCAAGCGAGTTGGAAACCATCGGCATGTACTCCCAGATTTTCGCGAGCCACTATCGCTTGGCAAAAACGGCGAACAAAGCATAG
- a CDS encoding ATP-dependent DNA helicase RecG: MKSNVPPELDFPLERRIGKPSATKLDKHLGLKTVGDLLHHFPRRYLERGELTPIAEIPFDEDVTLIARVQSANARRMQTRKGTLLEVVVTDDASGALGQLHLTFFNGWNAQKELTVGTRAMFSGKVGVYKQQLTLTNPNYVVLDDEADDEEMAKRPIPVYPATAKLNSWDIKKAVDLLLDTMQAEQLQDPIPEPIRKTEHLLGLAEAYEKIHRPAEIGEAYKARHRFRYQEALVLQTALARRRSFAAQEDATARPPKPGRLLDKFDAALPFTLTDGQFTVGRELAEDLARPHPMNRLLQGEVGSGKTLVALRAMLQVIDAGGQAALLAPTEVLAAQHFESITRTLGPLGQGGRLGSDDDATRVTLLTGSMDTGGRRAALLDAASGAAGIVIGTHALLSGHVQFADLGLVVVDEQHRFGVEQRDVLRTKGRSTPHLLVMTATPIPRTVAMTVFGDLEVSTLTELPAGRAPISTFMAPLAEKPAWGRRIWERAREEIDAGRQVYVVCPKIGDKEEEPGTDLTLLDYGPPPAGKANKPDLASVAEMYQQLSEAPALAGVRIGVLHGRLDPVDKTETMAAFTRGDIDLLISTTVIEVGVDVHNASLMVIMDADRFGISQLHQLRGRVGRGGLPGTCLLVTRLEPGHPSRERLEAVASTTDGFELSRRDLELRREGDILGASQSGGRSTLKLLRAIQDEPLIEKARASATALVAEDPDLTEHPALNEAIEDYLNPEKEAFLDRG; this comes from the coding sequence ATGAAGTCTAACGTTCCCCCGGAACTGGACTTCCCGCTCGAACGGCGCATAGGCAAGCCCTCCGCCACCAAGCTAGACAAACACCTGGGCCTGAAAACCGTCGGAGATCTGCTGCACCACTTTCCGCGGCGCTACCTGGAACGCGGAGAGCTGACGCCCATCGCGGAAATCCCCTTCGATGAGGACGTCACCCTCATTGCCAGGGTGCAGAGCGCCAACGCCCGGCGCATGCAGACCCGCAAGGGAACCCTCCTTGAAGTGGTGGTCACCGATGACGCCTCCGGAGCCCTGGGCCAGCTGCACCTGACCTTTTTCAACGGCTGGAACGCGCAGAAGGAACTCACCGTGGGTACCCGCGCCATGTTCTCCGGCAAGGTGGGCGTCTACAAGCAGCAGCTCACGCTGACCAACCCCAACTACGTGGTGCTTGATGACGAGGCCGACGACGAGGAAATGGCCAAGCGCCCCATCCCCGTCTATCCCGCCACCGCCAAGCTCAACAGCTGGGACATCAAAAAGGCGGTGGACCTGCTGCTGGACACCATGCAGGCCGAACAGCTGCAGGATCCCATTCCTGAGCCCATCCGGAAGACGGAGCATCTGCTGGGTCTGGCCGAGGCCTACGAGAAGATTCACCGGCCCGCAGAGATTGGCGAGGCGTACAAAGCCCGCCACCGGTTCCGCTACCAGGAGGCCCTGGTGCTGCAGACGGCGCTGGCCCGCCGCCGCAGCTTCGCAGCCCAGGAAGACGCCACCGCGCGTCCGCCAAAGCCCGGCCGGCTCCTGGACAAGTTCGACGCCGCCCTGCCGTTCACGCTCACCGACGGCCAGTTCACCGTGGGGCGTGAACTCGCCGAGGACCTGGCCCGCCCGCATCCGATGAACCGGCTGCTGCAGGGCGAGGTGGGTTCCGGCAAAACCCTGGTGGCCCTGCGCGCCATGCTCCAGGTGATCGACGCCGGGGGCCAGGCCGCACTGCTGGCCCCCACCGAGGTTCTAGCGGCACAGCACTTTGAATCGATCACCAGGACTCTGGGCCCACTGGGGCAGGGCGGACGGCTGGGAAGCGACGACGACGCCACCCGGGTCACGCTGCTGACCGGATCCATGGACACCGGCGGACGCCGGGCCGCCCTGCTGGATGCCGCGAGCGGCGCCGCCGGCATTGTGATCGGCACCCATGCCCTGCTCTCCGGACACGTGCAGTTCGCGGACCTGGGACTCGTCGTCGTGGACGAACAGCACCGGTTCGGCGTCGAACAGCGGGACGTGCTGCGCACCAAGGGCCGCAGCACGCCGCACCTGCTGGTCATGACCGCCACCCCCATTCCGCGGACCGTGGCCATGACCGTGTTCGGCGATCTGGAAGTCTCTACCCTGACCGAGCTGCCGGCCGGCCGCGCGCCTATCTCCACCTTCATGGCACCGCTGGCGGAAAAGCCGGCCTGGGGCCGGCGCATCTGGGAGCGCGCCCGCGAGGAGATCGACGCCGGGCGGCAGGTGTACGTGGTGTGTCCCAAGATCGGGGACAAGGAAGAAGAGCCGGGAACCGACCTGACCCTGCTGGACTACGGCCCGCCCCCGGCAGGAAAAGCGAACAAACCGGATCTGGCTTCCGTCGCCGAGATGTATCAGCAGCTCTCGGAGGCGCCGGCGCTCGCAGGAGTGCGGATCGGAGTGCTGCACGGCCGGCTGGATCCCGTGGACAAGACCGAGACCATGGCGGCGTTCACCCGCGGCGACATCGACCTGCTGATCTCCACCACGGTCATCGAAGTGGGCGTGGACGTACACAACGCCTCCCTCATGGTGATCATGGACGCCGACCGTTTCGGTATTTCCCAGCTTCACCAGCTGCGCGGCCGGGTGGGCCGCGGCGGCCTGCCCGGCACCTGCCTGCTGGTCACGAGGCTGGAACCCGGGCATCCCAGCCGGGAACGGCTGGAGGCAGTGGCATCCACCACCGACGGGTTTGAGCTCTCCCGGCGGGACCTGGAGTTGCGCCGCGAGGGGGACATCCTGGGCGCCTCGCAGTCCGGGGGACGTTCCACGCTGAAGCTGCTGCGCGCCATTCAGGATGAACCGCTGATTGAAAAGGCCCGAGCCTCCGCCACGGCCCTGGTGGCGGAGGATCCGGACCTGACTGAGCACCCGGCGCTGAACGAGGCGATTGAGGACTATCTGAACCCGGAGAAGGAAGCCTTCCTGGACCGCGGCTAA